The genomic segment CTGCCCCTCCCCTTCCTCCCTTCAGAGGTGGGTTTTCTCTAAACCTAACCCCCTTCTCGCATCGAGGAGGGGGGAAGGTGGGGATGGCCTGGGTCCTTACTTTCCCCTTCCCTCCCAGGAAAGGGGAGTCGGAGGAATCAGGTTTAAAAAACCTGCCCTTAAAACCTTTCCCCTTCTGAAGCTTCAGGAGAGGGAGAGCGAGGCAGACACGCCAGGATGAGAAAGTTAGCCCCAGGTGGCCCCGCCGGTGCTAGCCTTTTTATCTCCTGGCACGTATGGAGAGCGAAGGGGGTGAGGTAGACGGTTGTACTCCCAGCTAAGCCTGCCCGGTGCTACGGAGACCGGAATTGGCTTTACAAAGTATAAAAGGATTTAAAATTCCCCTTGACAGGAAACCAGGTCAGGTATTTCTTAATACTTAGGAATCCTAAGTAATTAACAATTTATCTGCCAGGATGAGAGATACCATCAGATAATCTATAAGTCGAGGAGGTTAAAACCATGAAAAAATCGATTATATTCTTAGGAATAGGGGGTTTCCTCATAAGTCTTTCTTTAGGGGTCATTGCGTTATCAGGTGAAAGCAATCAGCAGAAAGTTAATTATCCCAAGGATTACCGAAATTGGACCCATGTGAAATCCATGGTGATTCAGCAGGGTCATCCGCTTTTTGAAGCTTTTGGTGGAATCCATCATATCTATGCCAATGAGAAAGCCCTGGAGGCCATGACATCGGGCAAATCCTATCCCGATGGAGCGATTTTAGTTTTTGATCTCCTAGAAGCCAAAGTTGAAAATAATGCTATTGTGGAAGGCCCCCGGAAAGTTCTCGGTGTGATGGAAAAGAACACCAAAAGCTTTACCGAAACCGGTGGGTGGGGTTTTGAGACATTCAAAGATGATACCCAAGAGCGGGTGGTTAAGGATCCAAAGGGGGATTGTTTTTCCTGCCATGCTTCCCAGACAAAAACAGATTTTGTATTTAGCAGTTACCGAAAGTAAGGTTTCTTAGATTTGGAAGGGAGCCCAGGCTCCCTTCGAAGCCGGTTTGCTTAGTGATCCCCTTTCCACCGGTTCAGGGGCTCTGGTTATGGAATCCGTATTTAACCTATCTACACAGCATCGAGAAACAGACAGTAAAATTGTTGCTGCACTGGAACGGCTCTCTCAGGCCTTTCGTATTTTGCTTTGGGAGCAGGCAAAAGAACATGACCTGAGTCCTATTCAGATCCAGTTCCTTGTTTATTTACTTTATCATCAGCAGGAAAGGGTTTTCCTGTGCCGGGTCAGTCAACTTGCCAGGGAATTTGACCTGACCCAGGCTACGGTAAGTGATGCGGTTAAATCACTGGAAGAGAAAAATCTTGTTTATCGAGAACCCTACCCCGGCGATAAGCGTATTTTTACCTTGCGGTTGACTCCCCAGGGCAAACAATTAGCCCTAAAGCTTTCCACCTGGGCCAATGTAATCAAGGAGAATGTAGCCCAGTTTTGCCCTAAGGAACAGGAAATCGTCCTTAAATTCCTGATGCAGTTGATTGCATCCCTGCAAAGGGCGGGGATTATTACCATCTCCAGGATGTGTATAACTTGTAGATTTTTTCAACCAGACGCCCATCCTGGTACCGATTCCCCCCACCATTGCAGGCTCATCGACAAACCCCTGGCCAACTCAGAGCTAAGAATCGACTGCCCGGAACATGAACCGCTTATAGGGGCTAAAGGCCAGAAATGACCGGGGAGGTAAAAATTTACTCATCTGCCTGGGATAAAGGTACAGACGACCTCAAAAAGCCAATACAGGGACTCCTGAAACTGAAATCCACGGGGGGGATGGCCCCCTCTCACAGGTAAAAGATTTTCCCGGTCAGTTAATCAGGTGGAAGAGGGTCATGGTAAACTATCCTCTTCCCTTAAAATTATTCCACAGGAGAGAGTCTGTCAAAATTCCCTTTTTTCCGACCTACTTTTGCACAAGGAGTTCCTTCTACTTCCACCACATCCGCCGTCACATCAATTTTGTTTTTAAAGAGGCTGGAACCCACTGCATAGGCATCTACAGGGACAGCCAGTTTTTCGAAGAGTTCGATTTTATTCAGGTCAAATCCACCGGAGACTACAATCTTAAGTTCGTTTAAGCCGTTTTGATCGAATACCTGCCTGGCAGTATGGACCAGTTCCGGGCAAACTCCCAGGCTGGATTCATCTCGCGGTACGACCGATTTATCACGTAAGTAACCGGAAGTATCAAATCGAACTCCCCAGATCTTATTCTTTCCTTCTCCAATCACCTTATGCCATTGGCTCGGATTACCCGGGTCAATACCACCTCCATGGTACTCTTTATAGAAGGCCTTAACCACTTCCAGGGTAGTACCAATGCAATCGTTATCCCAGTCGACCAGGATAATACGATTGACAGAAGGATCGATCTGACGGTCGAAGGCCAGTGCAGCGGCACTGGTTGATCCATGGTAAGCACCGATGAGGGCATGGGGTATGGTTCCCAAACCCTTGGTACCCCAATAATTTGCATTGGCATCGGTACTTACACCAAAAGCTCCGGCTTTCATAGCGGCATACCCGTCGGTAGCCTGGACCCAGAAATGATCGAATCGGGCCGGGAAGAAGAGAATCGGTTTGCCTCGAGCCGCTTTAACCACTTTATAAGTAGCAGTGGCTGTAGCCGTAGGTCTTGCAATAACACCTAACAAGACGGTCTCCAGATAGGCAAAGTATTGTTGCGGCCCCTGGATAACCAGAAAAGGTTCCCAAGGCTCGACCATATCTCCATCGTAGAGAGCGCGGACTTTGATTTGATCCCAACAGTTAACCCACAACCGATTGAGCTCTTGACGAATTCTCGTTCGAGAAGCCGTTAATCTGAGAATCTCATCCTCATTCCCTTCTACAACGACCCGATGAAGTTGTTGCTCAACAGCTCGAAGTTTTTCGTACAAGTCCGCGGCCTTTTCCAGGTCGGTATAGTAACCGGTGCAATATTTCAGGATCGCAATGGCCTCATCGAGTCCAACCACCACAGCGTGCTCCCGAACAAAGAATTGATAGGTCACCGAAGGATTATACTTCTCCTTACGAAGAATCTCCGTAACACGTAGAAAATACTTGTCAGAATAA from the Candidatus Limnocylindrales bacterium genome contains:
- a CDS encoding cytochrome P460 family protein, which gives rise to MKKSIIFLGIGGFLISLSLGVIALSGESNQQKVNYPKDYRNWTHVKSMVIQQGHPLFEAFGGIHHIYANEKALEAMTSGKSYPDGAILVFDLLEAKVENNAIVEGPRKVLGVMEKNTKSFTETGGWGFETFKDDTQERVVKDPKGDCFSCHASQTKTDFVFSSYRK
- a CDS encoding MarR family transcriptional regulator, with translation MESVFNLSTQHRETDSKIVAALERLSQAFRILLWEQAKEHDLSPIQIQFLVYLLYHQQERVFLCRVSQLAREFDLTQATVSDAVKSLEEKNLVYREPYPGDKRIFTLRLTPQGKQLALKLSTWANVIKENVAQFCPKEQEIVLKFLMQLIASLQRAGIITISRMCITCRFFQPDAHPGTDSPHHCRLIDKPLANSELRIDCPEHEPLIGAKGQK